From Streptomyces sp. TLI_053, a single genomic window includes:
- a CDS encoding APC family permease — protein MPRSLGLIDGAAIAASSTAATSSIGIGLGLMAGVVGLHLPAIMLLAFLPVLAIAGGYGRLNRSEPDAGSSYRWVGRTLNPWLGFLTGWVNTVGTVVFMAYTTTVTGSSIVQLLDEAHLRSVAGLRLDADSTVQCTLIGLAVLVAAALVAVRGLGLAARLQKALLVFEYAVLLGFCGYGLFAGDQPFSLDWFNPLTIPSFDALAQGMVLAVFCYWGFESVFSVGEEVHDPRDASRAGTLALVVMLLMFLLAGTAFQRVLPLDELADNGAHGLTYFGARLADQPLAALPLIALMFSAVASLQSSVIPTARGLFAMGRDGVLGPVWTRLHPKHRTPALGTLLITGVAVALALCSIVIPTVNDLISAAVNAIGIIVALYYALTAVAAAVRFRHLLRTDLPEGLRAVVGPLLGAAVLLVVGGYLTWTFYDSTDHFELAADNGWFELTVVVLMIVTGLPAAAWARWRRRSPYFLGDTR, from the coding sequence ATGCCCCGCTCCCTCGGCCTGATCGACGGGGCGGCGATCGCCGCCTCCAGTACCGCCGCGACCAGCAGCATCGGCATCGGCCTCGGCCTGATGGCCGGCGTCGTCGGCCTCCACCTGCCCGCGATCATGCTGCTCGCCTTCCTCCCCGTGCTGGCCATCGCCGGCGGCTACGGACGACTCAACCGCTCGGAGCCCGACGCCGGCAGCAGCTACCGCTGGGTCGGGCGCACCCTCAACCCCTGGCTCGGCTTCCTCACCGGCTGGGTCAACACCGTCGGCACCGTCGTCTTCATGGCCTACACCACCACCGTCACCGGCTCCTCCATCGTCCAGCTGCTCGACGAGGCACACCTGCGCAGCGTCGCCGGACTGCGGCTGGACGCCGACTCCACCGTGCAGTGCACCCTGATCGGCCTCGCCGTCCTGGTCGCCGCCGCACTGGTCGCGGTGCGCGGTCTCGGCCTGGCCGCGCGGCTGCAGAAGGCGCTGCTGGTGTTCGAGTACGCCGTCCTGCTCGGCTTCTGCGGCTACGGGCTGTTCGCCGGCGACCAGCCGTTCTCCCTCGACTGGTTCAACCCGCTGACGATCCCCTCCTTCGACGCCCTCGCCCAGGGCATGGTCCTCGCCGTGTTCTGCTACTGGGGCTTCGAGTCGGTGTTCAGCGTCGGCGAGGAGGTCCACGACCCCCGTGACGCCTCCCGCGCCGGCACCCTCGCCCTGGTCGTCATGCTGCTGATGTTCCTGCTCGCCGGCACCGCCTTCCAGCGCGTCCTGCCACTGGACGAACTCGCGGACAACGGCGCCCACGGCCTCACCTACTTCGGCGCCCGCCTCGCCGACCAGCCGCTGGCGGCACTCCCGCTGATCGCGCTGATGTTCTCCGCCGTCGCCTCCCTGCAGTCCTCGGTGATCCCCACCGCCCGCGGGCTGTTCGCGATGGGCCGCGACGGCGTGCTCGGCCCCGTCTGGACCAGGCTGCACCCCAAGCACCGCACACCCGCCCTCGGCACCCTGCTGATCACCGGGGTCGCGGTCGCGCTCGCGCTGTGCTCGATCGTCATCCCGACCGTCAACGACCTGATCTCCGCCGCCGTCAACGCGATCGGCATCATCGTCGCCCTCTACTACGCCCTCACCGCCGTCGCCGCCGCCGTCCGCTTCCGCCACCTGCTGCGCACCGACCTGCCGGAAGGGCTGCGCGCGGTGGTCGGCCCGCTGCTCGGCGCGGCCGTCCTGCTGGTGGTCGGCGGCTACCTCACCTGGACCTTCTACGACTCCACCGACCACTTCGAACTCGCCGCCGACAACGGCTGGTTCGAACTCACCGTCGTGGTACTCATGATCGTCACCGGACTCCCCGCCGCCGCCTGGGCCCGCTGGCGCCGCCGCTCGCCCTACTTCCTCGGCGACACCCGCTGA
- a CDS encoding GNAT family N-acetyltransferase, giving the protein MDDDRAPAVRLEPWSEGDAGLLRALNAPELTTHLGGPESEEALARRHRRYVALSADRTGAGRMFRIVLPPTGETAGSIGFWDREWAGERVYETGWAVLPAFQGRGVATAAARAVAERARAAGLRRHLHAFPSVDHPASNAVCRGAGFELLGPRDFEYPPGHPIRCNDWRLEL; this is encoded by the coding sequence ATGGACGACGACCGCGCCCCCGCCGTACGCCTGGAGCCCTGGTCCGAGGGCGACGCCGGGCTGCTGCGCGCCCTCAACGCGCCGGAGCTGACGACCCACCTCGGCGGCCCCGAGTCCGAGGAGGCGCTCGCCCGCCGCCACCGCCGGTACGTCGCGCTGAGCGCCGACCGCACCGGCGCGGGGCGGATGTTCCGGATCGTGCTGCCCCCGACCGGGGAGACGGCCGGGAGCATCGGCTTCTGGGACCGCGAGTGGGCCGGCGAGCGGGTGTACGAGACGGGCTGGGCCGTCCTGCCGGCCTTCCAGGGCCGGGGCGTGGCCACCGCCGCGGCCCGCGCGGTGGCGGAGCGGGCCCGGGCCGCGGGCCTGCGCCGCCACCTGCACGCCTTCCCCTCGGTGGACCATCCGGCGTCGAACGCGGTCTGCCGGGGGGCCGGCTTCGAACTCCTCGGGCCGCGGGACTTCGAGTACCCGCCGGGCCACCCGATCCGCTGCAACGACTGGCGCCTCGAGCTGTAG
- a CDS encoding histidine phosphatase family protein encodes MTVRVIFVSPAIGPELRQARFADEASAYGGGAADGGPADDGGVLDEAGVRAARALRPDLPAASQRFASPSARCRRTAEELGLADASVEPALSGCATGRWRGRTLDEVAAEEPEAVMAWLADPAAAPHGGESVRQLCARVAGWLDGTAAGLTGRVLVVAEPDVVRAAAVHALGVPDQVFRRLDVPPLAVVELTGRAGRWNLRLG; translated from the coding sequence ATGACGGTACGGGTGATCTTCGTCTCCCCGGCGATCGGACCCGAACTGCGGCAAGCACGGTTCGCCGACGAAGCCTCCGCGTACGGGGGCGGTGCGGCGGACGGCGGCCCGGCGGACGACGGCGGCGTGCTGGACGAGGCCGGGGTGCGCGCGGCCCGCGCCCTCCGGCCGGACCTCCCGGCGGCCTCCCAGCGCTTCGCCTCGCCCTCCGCCCGCTGCCGCCGCACGGCCGAGGAGCTCGGCCTCGCCGACGCGTCCGTCGAGCCCGCGCTGAGCGGCTGCGCGACCGGGCGCTGGCGCGGGCGGACCCTCGACGAGGTGGCCGCCGAGGAGCCGGAGGCGGTGATGGCCTGGCTCGCCGACCCGGCCGCCGCCCCGCACGGCGGCGAGTCGGTCCGGCAGCTGTGCGCCCGGGTCGCCGGGTGGCTGGACGGCACGGCGGCCGGGCTCACCGGCCGGGTCCTGGTGGTGGCCGAGCCGGACGTCGTCCGGGCCGCGGCCGTGCACGCGCTCGGCGTGCCGGACCAGGTCTTCCGGCGCCTGGACGTGCCTCCGCTGGCGGTGGTCGAGCTGACCGGCCGCGCGGGCCGCTGGAACCTCCGGCTCGGCTGA
- a CDS encoding CbtB-domain containing protein: protein MAQSVLSPSLPSAGSAPASLPIRAILPWALFLGTLMLVLLYFVGAEQGATSVFSGATVHEWVHDGRHLLGFPCH, encoded by the coding sequence ATGGCCCAGTCCGTCTTGTCCCCCAGCCTGCCCTCGGCCGGCTCCGCCCCCGCGTCGCTGCCAATCCGCGCGATCCTGCCGTGGGCGCTGTTCCTCGGCACCCTGATGCTGGTCCTGCTCTACTTCGTCGGCGCCGAGCAGGGCGCCACCTCGGTCTTCTCCGGTGCGACGGTGCACGAATGGGTGCACGACGGTCGGCACCTGCTCGGCTTCCCCTGCCACTGA
- a CDS encoding cytochrome P450 produces the protein MEPRCPFTHVLDPHAADLHAEAAHLRTHGPAVRVELPGEVLAWSVTRAEVARRLLAGNRLAKNARRHWPEWIDGRVGPDWPLASWVAVESMFTSDGEDHHRLRTLTAPAFGPRRVEALRPRVRAIVAALLDELRATAPGEAVDLHARLSYPLPTTLICDLFGVPEEQRPEVRRVVDGVLETGAAPERAKAVLDDLFAAMAHLVATKRETPGDDMTSELIATRDAAGTRLSEQELVSTLILMIGAGSETTVNLIDHTAALLLTHPEQLALVRDGSATWRDAIEEALRLEAPVMHLPLHFAAEDIDLGEGVLIRTGEPVLIAYGAGGRDPELHPDRPDVFDLTRPDRTHLAFGFGRHYCLGAALAVLEAEEALTALFGTFPEVGLAVPAAELRHQESFVVNALQSLPVRLSPAA, from the coding sequence GTGGAACCCCGTTGCCCGTTCACCCACGTCCTCGACCCCCACGCCGCCGACCTGCACGCCGAAGCCGCACACCTGCGCACCCACGGCCCGGCGGTCCGGGTCGAACTCCCCGGCGAGGTCCTCGCCTGGTCGGTGACCCGCGCCGAGGTCGCCCGCCGGCTCCTCGCCGGGAACCGGCTCGCCAAGAACGCCCGCCGGCACTGGCCCGAGTGGATCGACGGCCGGGTCGGCCCGGACTGGCCGCTGGCCAGCTGGGTCGCGGTGGAGAGCATGTTCACCAGCGACGGCGAGGACCACCACCGACTGCGCACCCTGACCGCGCCCGCCTTCGGCCCCCGCCGGGTGGAGGCCCTGCGGCCCCGGGTGCGCGCGATCGTCGCCGCGCTGCTGGACGAACTGCGCGCCACCGCGCCCGGCGAGGCGGTCGACCTGCACGCCCGGCTCTCCTACCCGCTGCCGACCACCCTGATCTGCGACCTCTTCGGTGTCCCCGAGGAGCAGCGCCCCGAGGTGCGGCGGGTGGTCGACGGCGTCCTGGAGACCGGGGCCGCCCCCGAACGGGCCAAGGCCGTACTCGACGACCTGTTCGCGGCGATGGCGCACCTGGTGGCCACCAAACGGGAGACACCCGGCGACGACATGACCAGCGAGCTGATCGCGACCCGGGACGCCGCCGGCACCCGGCTGAGCGAACAGGAGCTGGTGTCCACCCTGATCCTGATGATCGGCGCCGGCTCCGAGACCACCGTCAACCTGATCGACCACACCGCGGCCCTGCTGCTCACCCACCCCGAGCAGCTGGCGCTGGTCCGGGACGGCTCGGCGACCTGGCGGGACGCCATCGAGGAGGCGCTGCGCCTCGAAGCGCCGGTGATGCACCTGCCGCTGCACTTCGCCGCCGAGGACATCGATCTCGGCGAGGGCGTGCTGATCCGCACCGGCGAACCGGTCCTGATCGCCTACGGGGCGGGCGGGCGCGACCCGGAACTGCACCCCGACCGGCCCGACGTCTTCGACCTCACCCGGCCCGACCGGACGCACCTGGCGTTCGGCTTCGGACGCCACTACTGCCTGGGCGCCGCGCTCGCGGTGCTGGAGGCCGAGGAGGCGCTGACCGCGCTGTTCGGCACGTTCCCCGAGGTCGGGCTCGCGGTGCCGGCGGCGGAACTGCGGCACCAGGAGTCCTTCGTCGTGAACGCCCTGCAGAGCCTCCCGGTCCGCCTCTCCCCCGCCGCCTGA